The Pseudomonadota bacterium region GATCTCGAGCGGTGCCTGCTTGTTGAACAGCTTGCGCAACCCCGCCTCGTGGGTCGACACGTTTCCTTGGCGCAGGATGTTGCGCTCCTTGTCGACGATGCAATAGCGGCTCGACTTTCTTCCAAGATCCAGTCCACAGTAGTCCATAGTCGGCTCCTTCTTGTTCGTTGTGGGTTGGTAATCCAACGATGCCAGGAAGGGGCCGGCCGCTCTACAGCTTCAGCGTTGGCGTCCGCCGGCGTGCGCCGGCACTTTCGCCACAACGGGTAGCGGCGGCCCGTAGAGACGCCAAAGAGCCCGACCGGTGACCGTGGGCTCCAGCTGCGAGCCGCCACCACCGCACCCGCCCGGATATCCCCCATGCGCGTTAGGCTGCGAATTCCGCTTGGTTTGGCTGGGGTCGTCCTTGGACGTACGAACGAGGCCACCTGAACTCCGTCGCCGCCCAAACCAAGCAGCAATCGCGCAACAAGCCCGCTTAACGCGTATGCGGATATCCCCAGGCCTCAACGCGGGTCAGGTCGTGAACTCGCCGGCGTGTCTGTCTGCCACTGGGTGGCGGATGGTGCGTGCGGCTCGGTCTGTTGCCCAGAGAACTTGCCGATCATTTCCGCCAACAGCTGCGCACTGCGGCCGCTGGTGTAGTTGTCCACGATGTCCTGTCGGCCCTGGCGGCTCAAGCGCGTGCACAGCTCGGGTTCCGAGGCCAGGCGCAACAGAGCGTCCGTGATCGAGCGGTCGCTGTTCGGCTCCACCAACAGCCCGTTGGATCCGTCGCGCACCAGCTCCACCACACCGCCGGCGCGGGTGGCGACGACCGGAACCTCCATGGCGAGCGCCTCCATCAGCACCACGCCCAGCGGCTCGGCCACACTCGCCAACACAAAGACGTGTGCGTTGTGCAGCTCCTCGATGACCCGCGCCTCGGGTACGGCGCCGAGCAACTCCACCGCGTCTTGTTGGCCCAGCTCGGCAACGAGTCGCTCCAGCTCCTGGCGATAGCCGTGCCCACCGGAGTCATCCTCACCGGCGATGACCAGCCGCGCTGCGACGCCCGCTTGTCGCAGCTTCGAAAGCGCGACAATGCTATGCGCGTGCCCCTTGCACGGGTTGAGTCGGCCACACGAGAAGAGGCGCAAGCTCGACTCGCCGCGGTGCGGCGCATAGGGCGCCCGGCGCTTGAAGTGGTCCGGGTCGATGCCCATGGGCGCGATGGCCAGTGGGGTGTG contains the following coding sequences:
- a CDS encoding glycosyltransferase family 4 protein; this translates as MKIGYLVPEFPGQTHAFFWRELRQLRQLGVDAELVSTRPPAAGLVSHDWSSEAISQTSYLTQVSLADVADSTMALLRTGLRGTLSALETGAAEAHGPRARARHLTLAGFGARLGAIAARRRWRHIHVHSAADAANVALYAWLLSGLPYSLTLHGPVSDYGPNQQRKWTHASFGIVITQQLHDQLREQVGDHTPLAIAPMGIDPDHFKRRAPYAPHRGESSLRLFSCGRLNPCKGHAHSIVALSKLRQAGVAARLVIAGEDDSGGHGYRQELERLVAELGQQDAVELLGAVPEARVIEELHNAHVFVLASVAEPLGVVLMEALAMEVPVVATRAGGVVELVRDGSNGLLVEPNSDRSITDALLRLASEPELCTRLSRQGRQDIVDNYTSGRSAQLLAEMIGKFSGQQTEPHAPSATQWQTDTPASSRPDPR